Proteins from a single region of Butyrivibrio fibrisolvens:
- a CDS encoding GNAT family N-acetyltransferase → MIRPMIDNDWERVSEIYKQGMEGGTATFNTECPSFEEWDKGHIKDCRFVYEEDGKVIGWVAISPTSSRCVYKGCVEMSIYVDQEYRGHGVGTALVNELIKRSEKAGFWSIYSAIISINKASIALHKKCGFREIGYRERIAKDRFGEWQNTTLMEYRAS, encoded by the coding sequence GTGATTAGACCAATGATTGATAATGACTGGGAAAGAGTATCAGAGATTTACAAGCAGGGGATGGAAGGCGGTACAGCAACTTTTAATACAGAGTGTCCTAGTTTCGAGGAATGGGATAAGGGACATATTAAGGATTGCAGATTTGTATATGAAGAAGATGGTAAGGTGATCGGCTGGGTTGCAATCAGTCCCACATCAAGCAGATGCGTTTATAAGGGCTGCGTTGAAATGAGCATCTATGTTGATCAAGAATACCGAGGACATGGCGTTGGAACTGCACTTGTAAATGAGTTAATTAAAAGGTCAGAAAAGGCAGGATTTTGGAGTATATATTCAGCAATAATCTCTATTAACAAGGCAAGTATCGCATTACATAAGAAGTGTGGTTTTAGAGAAATCGGATATAGAGAAAGAATTGCGAAGGACAGATTTGGAGAATGGCAGAATACAACCTTGATGGAATATAGAGCTTCATAA
- a CDS encoding MarR family transcriptional regulator: MDKVKVFREYTRELERNLDNMNTTDCCKCLVTTSQCFLVVEIGRSPGICVKELAKVLKLDKSAVSRAVEELVQKGFVIREPSKTDRRSVVLTLTKEGEARFNKIENDMYEKFKEVFSRIPKDKQDQVLEALRIYNEACDKVEDKCCD; encoded by the coding sequence ATGGATAAAGTAAAAGTGTTTCGAGAATATACCAGAGAACTGGAGCGTAATCTTGATAATATGAATACTACGGATTGTTGTAAGTGCCTTGTTACCACTTCTCAGTGCTTTCTTGTAGTTGAGATTGGACGTAGTCCCGGAATCTGTGTAAAAGAATTGGCAAAAGTACTAAAACTTGATAAAAGTGCAGTAAGTAGAGCTGTAGAAGAACTTGTGCAAAAAGGTTTTGTCATTAGAGAACCTTCTAAAACAGATCGTAGAAGCGTTGTTCTTACACTGACCAAAGAGGGAGAAGCTCGTTTCAATAAGATCGAGAATGATATGTATGAGAAGTTCAAAGAAGTGTTCTCAAGAATTCCAAAAGATAAGCAAGACCAGGTTCTTGAAGCATTAAGAATATATAACGAAGCATGCGATAAAGTGGAGGACAAATGTTGTGATTAG